A single region of the Salvia miltiorrhiza cultivar Shanhuang (shh) chromosome 8, IMPLAD_Smil_shh, whole genome shotgun sequence genome encodes:
- the LOC131001191 gene encoding uncharacterized protein LOC131001191 isoform X1: protein MLASKSSAFANVDCNCYSYDVRKMNEARCVHRDHVSAVMDIDYSPTGREFGTGSYDRTGLLCEVQEGQSVRATGEKEIGERTLRHYIEWWFGSKGKKEKVKA, encoded by the exons ATGCTGGCCTCTAAATCATCTGCTTTT GCAAATGTAGATTGCAATTGCTATAGTTATGATGTTCGAAAAATGAATGAGGCGAGATGTGTGCATAGAGATCATGTTTCTGCAGT AATGGATATTGATTATTCACCAACTGGCCGTGAGTTTGGAACTGGATCTTATGATAGAACT GGTCTTTTGTGTGAAGTTCAGGAAGGCCAAAGCGTCCGAGCAACTGGAGAGAAAGAGATAGGAGAAAGAACATTAAG GCATTATATTGAATGGTGGTTTGGAAGCAAAGGGAagaaagaaaaagttaaggcttGA
- the LOC131001191 gene encoding protein sof1-like isoform X2 codes for MNEARCVHRDHVSAVMDIDYSPTGREFGTGSYDRTGLLCEVQEGQSVRATGEKEIGERTLRHYIEWWFGSKGKKEKVKA; via the exons ATGAATGAGGCGAGATGTGTGCATAGAGATCATGTTTCTGCAGT AATGGATATTGATTATTCACCAACTGGCCGTGAGTTTGGAACTGGATCTTATGATAGAACT GGTCTTTTGTGTGAAGTTCAGGAAGGCCAAAGCGTCCGAGCAACTGGAGAGAAAGAGATAGGAGAAAGAACATTAAG GCATTATATTGAATGGTGGTTTGGAAGCAAAGGGAagaaagaaaaagttaaggcttGA